The Legionella spiritensis DNA segment AGTTTATTGCTGATTTAATGCCAAGAAACCCAATCTATGTCAAACTGCTGTCCCCGGAAGCACAGGCGGTGATTGGCAAACCTCACCAATCCACGGTGCCGGCCATGAACATCCTCATGCGGGAAGGGTTTCGCTACAATTCCTATGTTGATATTTTTGATGCGGGCCCAACCATTGAGGCGCCTCTTGCAGAAATTCAAACCATCGCATCCAGTCGGGTTATGACCGTAAAAAACATCAGCGACGAAGTCAGCAGTAACCGCTTTTTACTCGCCAATACCAGGCTTGATTTTCGGGCAACCATCAGCCAGGCTATTTTCAACGAAGGGCATAGCTCCTGTATTTTAAGCAAACAAACCGCCAAACTGCTGGACGTCAAACGCGGCGACTGCGTTCGTATCGCACCGTTACGAATTGAATCCGGCCCATTCTCACAAGAGGCACAATATGACCATGAACCCAAACACGCCTGAATCCGGCCAACATTACATCAACGGCTCCTGGACAAATGGATCCGGTGATGTGTTCTATTCCTATAATCCGGTAAACAATCAACCGATATGGCAAGGCACCCGGGCCGAGGAAGCGGAAATCGGCAAAGCGTGTGAGGCCGCGCAAAGCGCCTTTAAAAAATGGCGTCTGCTGCCCGTTTCCGAACGGGCGCATTACCTGCATCAATTTGCCCGCCAGGTAGAGAGGCAACGGCATGAGCTGGCGGCATTGATTTCACTGGAAAACGGCAAACCTTACTGGGAATCTGAAACGGAAGTGAATGCCGTCATCGGCAAGGTAAATCTGTCCATCCAGGCTTTTGAAGAACGAACATCTGAAAAATGCTCAACAATGGCGGACAGTCAATCCTGCCTGCGTTATAAACCGCATGGCGTGACCGCCGTTTTCGGCCCTTTTAATTTTCCCGCCCATTTAAGCAACGGTCATATAGTACCTGCCCTGCTTGCCGGAAATACGGTGATTTTAAAACCCAGCGAACTGACTCCCGCAGTTGCGGAAATGATCATGCGATGCTGGCATGATGCAGGATTACCGCCCGGTGTTATCAATTGCCTGCAAGGCAATGCGGCAACGGGTCAACGACTGCTGGCCGCCGACATACAGGGTGTCTACTTCACCGGCAGTTACCAAACCGGGAAAAAAATTCACCGGCTTTTCAGTGATCGTCCGGAGGTTATCCTGGCTTTGGAAATGGGAGGTAATAACC contains these protein-coding regions:
- the astD gene encoding succinylglutamate-semialdehyde dehydrogenase, with the translated sequence MTMNPNTPESGQHYINGSWTNGSGDVFYSYNPVNNQPIWQGTRAEEAEIGKACEAAQSAFKKWRLLPVSERAHYLHQFARQVERQRHELAALISLENGKPYWESETEVNAVIGKVNLSIQAFEERTSEKCSTMADSQSCLRYKPHGVTAVFGPFNFPAHLSNGHIVPALLAGNTVILKPSELTPAVAEMIMRCWHDAGLPPGVINCLQGNAATGQRLLAADIQGVYFTGSYQTGKKIHRLFSDRPEVILALEMGGNNPLVIDEVKDLDAAVYQTLLSAFITAGQRCTCARRVMIPDNSKGEQFLEKLLAACRKMAIGAFDSNPEPFMGPVISFDHALAHLKAQEQLLESGGNALLPMSLMEKNSGLLTPGVIDMTSVAHPADEEIFAPLIQLYRYQDFEEALMLANRTRYGLSAGLLSDNAHHYRQFYQEIRAGLVNWNKPTTGAASNLPFGGIGCSGNHRPSAYFAADYCSYPIASQEQAQLSRPDNMLPGIVMEN